The Aneurinibacillus migulanus genome contains the following window.
GTGGCTGGAGTACGAGGCAGGAGCGGCAGATGCCGGGCTGCCGCTGGAAGTGATATTGAAAGAGAGACTAAGCGTGTCAGGGCGTATGCTTCAGCGACTCACAAGAAAGAAGGGTCTGTTTTTAAACAGAAAGCAACCATTCCTAAAGAAAAAGATACAGCCGGGAGATCGGATTCGCTTGCTTATCGCGGATGCGCCTGAGACGACTTTGACTCCGGTGGAGATGGATATCTCTGTACTGTATGAAGATGATACGGTATTGGTAGTGAATAAGCCGTCCGGCCTTGCTGTGCACCCGGTAAAAGAGGGGCAGCACCATACGCTGGCACATGGTATCGCCTATTACTGGAAGCAGAGAGGGAAGCCGCGCGCTGTCCGGCCCGTTCATCGATTGGATAAAGATACGAGCGGTGCGGTGCTTATCGCTTGTAATTCATTTGTTCATCAACTGTTGGATAAACAATTACGTGAACATTCGATTCGACGTACTTATCTTGCAGTAATTAGCGGACATCCGGGAGCGGAAGGGGAGACGAACACGATTTCCGAGCCGATTGCCCGCGATCCTCATCATCCGACCAGACGCCGTGTACATGAAAGTGGACATGAAGCGGTGACTCGTTACCGGGTAATGGAATGCTTTCCCGCTTTGCCGGGAATTCTGGATGAAGGCGCTTCTCTCGTAGAGGTGGAACTGGAAACAGGGCGCACGCATCAGATACGGGTTCATTTCAGTCATCTGGGCTTTCCGCTTGTGGGTGATACCTTATATGGGGGAGTGAGAGCGGAAGGAATGCAGCGCCAGGCGTTGCATGCGGCCCGGCTTGAGTTTGGTCACCCGGTAACGGGGGAAAGACATGAATGCACGGCACCTGTGCCGGAAGATATGGAGCGCTTGCTAGAGCGGCTCCGCCAAACGTAAGTAGGAGGGGTGCAGATGGTGGGACGGTTACGGGAAGAGAAAGTATTCAAAGACCCTGTGCATCGGTACATTCATGTGCGGGATAGGCTTATCTGGGATTTAATTGGCGCAAGCGAATTTCAGCGTCTGCGGCGGATACGCCAGCTTGGCACTTCTTATGTAACATTCCACGGAGCGGAACACAGTCGATTTAACCATAGCCTCGGTGTATATGAAATTATGCGCAGACTTTTGGCGCAGTTTGAACAGCGCCTCTTGTTTTCTTTCTCTGAAGAAGAGAGGTTGCTGTGCCTGAGCGCCGCACTGCTTCATGATATCGGACATGGCCCGTATTCGCATTCATTCGAGAAAGTATTCCACACGGAACATGAAGAGTGGACCCGGCACATTCTAGTAGGGGATACGCAGGTCAATCGTATTTTGCACGGCGTCTCTAGCGATTTCCCTCACAAGGTTGCGGCGGTAATTGGAAAAACGTATGAAAATCCGCTGGTAACAAGCCTTATTTCAAGTCAGATTGACGCAGACCGGATGGATTATTTGCTGCGGGATACGTACTATACAGGAACGAACTATGGCTCTTTTGATATTGAACGAATTTTGCGGGTGCTGCGCCCACATGGAGATAAACTCGTCGTCAAGCATACGGGCATGCACGCGGTGGAAGATTATATCGCCGCTCGTTATCAAATGTACTGGCAAGTGTATTTTCACCGAGTCACGCGCAGCGCGGAAGTGATTCTTCGCAAGATTTTCGAGCGAGCGCGAGATTTGTACCGGGATGGATACGCGTTTCAGTGGCATCCAGTTCATTTTATTCCCCTATTTGAACAGAGTATCACATTGGAGCAATATTTAGCGCTGGATGAATCTACGGCGATGTTCTATATGAACGAGTGGTGTAATGAGAAAGATGAGATTCTGCGGGATTTGGCGCAGCGATTCGTTAACCGTCGCCTATTCAAATATGTAGAGTACGCGGAGAAGGTTGAAAGCGTAGAATGGAAGCGTGAGATTGATGAATTGTTCCATGCTGTCGGCATTAATCCGTCGTATTACCTGGGAGTGGATTCTCCTTCAGATTTGCCGTATGATGTTTATCGAAGCGGTGAAGATGGAGATCGAACGCCGATATATCTGTTGATGCCCGATGATAGCCTTGTAGAGCTATCAAAACGTTCCGTCATTGTGGAATCGATTTCCGGGAAACGGCAGTACGATCATAAGCTGTATTACCCGCTTGATTTTCTTGAAGATGGTACGCGCGACCCGAATATTGTGGAAGAGATTAAGCGGCGTTTGCGCGTTCAGCAATAAAGTGAAGCTTTACTCAATGGGAATTCTTCATCCCCACTGCGTGTTAGTTTCACTTATCGGACCTTTAGGGGTAGTATATTCATCACCTATTCTTACACAGTTTTTCCAAGTCTTAAGGTGGGAAGATTACTGCTCGTTAAGGCGGGATAAAGAGGAGGTTTTATAAGCATGGATTTATTTAAAGGCAAACAGGGCGGATTTAATATTATTAGCAACAAAAACCAGGTGCATGGCGGCTACGGCGCAGGGATGATCGATTTAAGCAATGTATCATCGGTTATCGTAAGTGAAGAGGAGGCCGTAATTGATATCGGTGCCCTTCATGCTAAAAGCGCGGTAGAAAAAGGCATAAAATTCTCGATGAATAAAGAAGATGTGCCGAATGGAAAACGCTACTGGCTTGTATGGGTTGCGACCGATATGGGCGAGAAAGGTGCATACTATGCAGGTGTTACGGCATGTGAGATGCTGGTCGATAGAGAAGCGCGTCGAGGATGGAAGATTCTTGCCGACCATGTTAACAAGATGGACTATGCCATGAAACGCCGCTTTATTCTGGATGGCATGAGTGAAAAAGAGAAACAAAATCTGCGTGAGTTACTGGAAACTCATAAACCGGAGCTGTGGGAAAATTCTCCGGACGAATTGAAAGAGAAATTAGCGTAAACAAGGTCTATTTGCCTAAAGCTATAGGCGCAAAAGTGAACGGAATGTGAAATTTTCTGTCATTTATTGATTGCCGTATCGCGACTGGGCTAAAATGAAAACGTGTATTATACACATCTATTACTGGGACACGTAAAAGGGGAAGCGAACGAACATGTTCGGCTTCCCCTTTTACAATGCGGAGGTAAGGATAAAATGCTTTGTCTGTCTCCTTAATTCCAGAATTTAAGCTTGTCCCAGAATGATTTTTCTTTCTTAGGTGCTTCTTTTTTTTCCACTTTCGGTGCTTCATAATATTCTTTCGGTTCTGTACCTGGAATGAAATACATTAGTTCTTGTTGCTTAGAGTCCTGGCTTGCCAGTTTTCCGCTTCCTGTATCGACATATATTGGGATGACTCCGGGCGGGACAGGGAAGACAGAGGCCGGTTTCCCGGTAAGAGCCTGCTCCATGAAGTTGGCCCAAATAGGTGCCGCCTGGCGTGCATCAGCAAAGCTGTCGATCTTGCGGTTATCATCATAGCCGACCCAGACAGCGGCAGCTAATTGTGGCGTAAATCCCCCTAGCCATGCGTCATAATCGGTTGTTCCAGTTTTCCCGGCAACAGGGCGGTGTAATTGGCTATGTACCCGTTGCCCGGTTCCTCCTGGTTCGAATACCTTCTCCATCATATGCGTTAGCAGGAATGCGTTCTCCCTGCTGATTACCTGCTGTATCTGGGGCTGTGTCTCTACGAGCGGCTTACCTTCCCTATCCAGAATACGTGTGATAGCGAGTGGCTCGGCTTTTTGGCCCTGGTTGGCAATTGTTGCAAACATACGCGTCATCTCCAACGGCATAACCGGATTGCTGCCGAGCGCGAGCGAAGGTAGTGGCTGGAGCGGTGAATCTATCCCTAATCGTTTAGACATATTTATCATTTTATCCGGGCCGATGGTCAGATGGGTCTGCACAGCATATATATTGTCCGAGCGGGCAATGGCTTCGCCCATCGTGATATAGTCATGCATATACTGATCACCGTAATTTTTCGGAATATATGTCTCATCATTGCCTAGGGTAAAAACGGTTGGTTCACTCTTAATTTTCGTTAGCGGCGTAAAGCCGTTTTCCAGTGCGGCCAGATAGAGTGCCGGCTTCAGCGCGGAACCGGGTTGACGGCGAGCCGTTGTACGGTTGAATTGACTTTTCGTATAATCACGTCCGCCGACCATTGCCCGTATATAACCGGTCTGCGGCTCGATTGCTACAAGTGCCGCCTGCAGTTCTCGATCTTTCGGCAGGTACTTCTGTACAGCAGCTTCCGCTTTTTGCTGCATAACCGGATCAAGTGTTGTATAAATCTTCAATCCACCGTGCTCAATTGCTTCCTCGTCTAAACCATATTTTTCTTTCGCCAGTTTAACTACATAATCGCGAAAGTAAGGTGCAATTGTCTTGCCTTTGCTATCCTCCGGCGAAGCGAATTTGAGCGACTGGGCGAATGCTTCATTTGCTTGTTCACGTGTAATGTATTGTTCATTTACCATCATATCTAATACGATGCGCTGCCTGTTTTTCGCTGCCTCCATATTGAGAAAAGGCGAGAAAAAGCGCGGGCCTTTCGGGATACCTGCCAGCATGCTCGCTTCGGCTAACGTCAAATCGCTTGCATTTTTGCCGAAATACGTTTTGGCGGCAGCCTGAATGCCGTACGCGGCATGACCGTAATAAATCTGATTCAAGTATAGTTCGAGAAGTTCCGGTTTTGTGTAATTTAGTTCTAATTGAACGGTAAGCAATGCTTCTTTGTATTTCCGCATCCATGTTTTGTCATGATTGAGGTACAAATTACGGGCCAGCTGCATCGTAATCGTACTGGCGCCCTCTATCTTGGCCATATGCCGCAAATCCGTCAGTGCTGCTCCGGCGATACGCTTTATATCAAAGCCTGGATGCTCGTAGAATTTGCGGTCTTCGATGGCAATAGATGCTTGTTGCACGTATTTCGGAATTTGTGCAAGTGGCAGAAAAACGCGATTTTCCCCTTTATAAAGAGTTGCGATAACCGCATTGTCTGCCCCATAAATAGTGGTCGTTTCATTAATATCTGTTTTGGGCAGCGGTTGAGAACGCAGGTACAGAATGAATAATGAGAGCAGCGCTGCCAGAACAACCAGCGTGATGAGCAGCCAGCGTACCGCCTTTCTGGCGATCCGCAACCAGCGGATAAGCTGATCCTCCTGTTTGATTTCCAATGTGAAGACCTCCCTATGCCTTCTACTATCTTGCAGTATCAGTATAGGGAAATCTAGCAAAATCTATACGTGCGCCTTGTTATGAAGGGAAAGAGATAGGGCACACTTCTTAAAATACGTGGGAAATAGTTATCATTAACGAAGAAGCTTAAATTCCTCATTTTTGGCTGATAGTAGATAATAGATGCAAAGCGAGATGAAAATGCTCTTTGTTCTATGAGTAACAACGGGCATTTTCACGTATGCAGCAGGAGGTACAACAGTGGAATGGCTTATTGTGTTGCTACAGATTATCTTAATCAATCTGGTATTAAGCGGAGATAATGCCGTCGTCATCGCACTGGCTTGCCGTAAGCTACCCGAGGAACATAGAAAGAAGGCTGTTCTAATTGGAACGGTGGGCGCGATTGTGTTGAGAATTATACTTACGCTTATTGCGGCGTATTTGTTGAGAGTTCCTTTTATCGAAATGGTCGGCGGGCTGCTTCTGTTGTGGATTGCGATTAAGCTTTTGAGAAATGACGAAGAAAAAACCGATATCAAACAAGGGGCAAGCTTATGGGCGGCAGTAAAAACGATTATTGTCGCTGACTTTGTTATGGGATTGGATAATGTGCTTGGCGTTGCGGGAGCGGCAGGCGGCAATATTTATCTTCTCATTGCCGGGCTGGCCCTTAGTATTCCGATTATCGTATGGGGAAGCACGTTGATTATGTCTTTGATGGAGAGATTCTCCTGGCTGATTATGCTCGGTGCGGCTGTGCTTGGTTGGACGGCCGGGGAGATGGTAACGAATGATGTATTCGTTCATCGAATGATTCAAAATAACGATGTTGCTGAACTGGCTATTCCGTTTGTCGCTGTTATTGTGGTGCTTGTCGCCGGACGGATGGGCGGCAAGCTGGAAACGAGATAAGAAAGTAGATATCGATGTAAAGCACGAACGCGACATCTACTTTCTTCCTAAACGTATTGCTTGAAAAACTCACAAGGCGTGTGCCAAACGTTGCTTTGCGCAGCAGAGTTGCATAAGGGCAGCTAAGGCGGTTACCTGCGCTGTAGCTTGGCACCAGCCAAGCTTTCTTTATCTTGTGGAGCGCCTGGCACGATGGACGAAAAAGATCGAGCGGCAATGCCCATGAGTGTTTTTATTTTTTCGTTGTGTTTATCCATGCTGCAATATCGTTGATAACATACGCTGGAACATTTGCTGGAGTCATATATTCTTCCGGTTTGCTTATTTTTCCTTCGCCTTCCGTAAAGAAGTGGTTTAGCTTCGGATAGAGCTTGTATGTGACATTGTCGCGCTTCGCCAACTCTTCTTTCCAGGTTGTATATTCCGTGTCAGCTTTGACCTGATAATCGCGTTCACCCTGCAGGATTAAGAGTGGCTTGGTCTGATCTTTAGCCATCTTGGCGGCCTCGATGTTCCGGATAGAATCCCAGAATGCGGGCTGCCCCATATCGAACTCCTTCGGAGGGTTTTCACCGGAGAAGTTCGGGTCTTTCAGAAGTTCGATTTGCTTTTTCAGGGTTTCAAGTTGATCCTTTGGTAATTGACCGAGAGAAGCCAAGTAGTCAAATTGGTCAAGCATGATATCAGGCAGCGTGTGGGCTGGGCCGGCCATGGAGATTCCACCGGCGATTGGCTTGTCAGCCCCTTTGTCCAGAATGCGCGGCAGCATCATGCCGCCCTGGCTATGGCCGAGCACGTAAATCCGATTTGTATCGATGCCTTTTGTATTTGCCAGCAGATCAACTGCATGAAGCGCATCGTCCGTTGTCTCTTTGTCTACAGTATGCCGAGGATCGAACATCGTCTTGGCTGTATGTTCGAAGGTTCGCTTGTTATAGCGTAGCACAGCGATGTTTTGCGAAGCGAGACCGTGTGCCAGATCGCGGAACGGTTTAAGCGCGAATGTCGTTTCGTCCTGATCGAGTGAACCGGAGCCTTGCACGAGAACAATAGCAGGGAACGGTCCTTCGCCTTTCGGCATGGTCAATGTACCTGAGAGTGCGAACGCGCCGTCTCCTACTATGACTTCTTTTTCCGTATAAGCATCATTCTTGCTATATGTAGGTTCCTCCGCTACTTGCTGTGCTGATGGCATAAGGGATAGGAGGAAATCATTGATTTTTCCTTGCTTGTCCAGCTTTATTGTAAACGGTACCGTGGCTTTTTCGAAGACGAGCGGGACCTCTACCGTTATATGGACCGCATTCTCACTTTGTGTCTTAGCTGTGCCGATTTCTTTCAGAGGACCCGCATTTAACTGCTCAGGAAGGACGCTCCAGTACTTCTTCATTCTTTCTGCATCCATGACTTTGAGCAGGTCGGCGGAGAAGGTATCGACTGCTTTGTCGAATTGCCCCTTTTGCATCGACTCGATGAAGGCGGTGGCTGCTTTTTCATTTTTGTTCTCTTCTTTTGGTTGTTCTTTTTTGTTAGTCAGTCGTTCATGCAGGACGGAAGGAGGAACCATCAATCTATCTTCGATGATTTGAGATTTCTGTAGCAGAGGTACCTTTTCACCATTAACCGTAATGTAGTCGCTGTTTTGTGCAACGGTAATGATAGTGCCATCAAGCGTTACTGTGGCGGTACGAGTCTGCTGATCCCAGGTTACTGTTGCTCCCGCTTGTTCACCCAGTGTTCGCAAAGAAACAAGCGATTCCTGTGGTGGAACGGCGGCAGAAGCTAAGGATGGGATACTGATGGCAGCGGTAAGGGAAGCGGCCAGCACTTTCTTCTTCAATGAGTTCATAAGTGTTCTCCTCCTTAAAGTCGGATAAATATGGATATATAAGATTATACGGGAAAAAGATACAAAAGTTTGATAATTTTATTTCAAACTTGTTTAGGAAGGCTGCAAAGTTTGGGTAAGATAAAAAAATGAATGCTTGCTTTTTGAAATAAGTCCTATATAATTTACTTGTTTTTAGATCATTATCATTAAGACTGTTTGTAAAAAACATTGCTTCCCACAAAAAAAGTGCGGGAAGTGAAAGGAGACTGGAAACGATGGGTGGATTCTGGTTTACAGAGAAGCAAACCGAGAATTTTGGTATTACGATTAAAATCAATAAAACTTTACATACAGAACAAACCGAGTTCCAAAAGCTTGATATGGTGGAAACAGAAGAGTTTGGCAACATGCTGTTCTTAGACGGCATGGTGATGACATCGCAGAAGGATGAATTCGTTTACCATGAAATGGTAGCCCATCCGGTCTTAAATACACACCCGAACCCTGAAAACGTGCTGGTAGTCGGCGGTGGAGACGGTGGTGTCATTCGCGAGATTATGAAACATGAGAAAGTGAAAAAAGCTACGCTGGTTGATATTGACGGTAAGGTTATTGAGTATTCCAAGAAATATCTTCCTGAAATCGCAGGTGAACTCGATAATCCACGCGTAGAAGTTAAAGTAGATGACGGCTTTATGCATATCGTTAAAAGCAAAAATCTGTACGACGTAATCATGGTTGATTCTACGGAACCGGTCGGTCCGGCGGCTCCGCTGTTCGAGCGCGGCTTCTATCAGGGGATATATGAAGCGCTGAAAGAAGATGGCATGTTCGTGGCGCAGACGGATAATCCTTGGTTCAAAGCTGACCTTATCCGCAAAGTTAATAAAGATATTAAAGAGATCTTTCCGGTCGCAAAAGCGTACTATGCCAATATCCCGACGTATCCAAGTGGCATGTGGATATTCCAGATCGGTTCGAAGAAATACGATCCGGAGGCGGTTGACGTAAACAGCATCCCGGAACGTGAAACGAAGTATTACACGCCGCGCTTGCACCATGCGTCGTTCATACTTCCGAAATTCGTGGAAGACTTAGTGAAATAAGGGGGAGTCAGCGTGCATTTTTTTAACCCATCTTATAGTGGTCATGCGTTCTTTGAAGCGCAGAGCACATATGAAGACGCTCGGGCGGTTATTTATGGCATGCCGATGGATTGGACGACCAGTTTCCGTCCCGGCTCCCGTTTTGGCCCAACGCGTATCCGCGAAGTGTCGATTAATCTGGAAGACTATAGCCCGTATGCGGACCGCGAACTGGGCGAGGTGGCGTACTTCGATGCTGGCGATATCCCGCTTCCATTCGGCAGCGCACAGCGCAGCCTGGATGCTATCGAAGAATATGTCCGCAAAATCGTAGCGGATGGCAAATTCCCGATCGGGCTCGGTGGTGAGCACCTTGTCAGCCTGGCCCCGATTAAAGTAATGGCAGAGAGGCATCCAGACTTGGTGGTTGTCCATATTGATGCTCATACGGACCTGCGTGAGGAAATGGAAGGCGAAGCGCTATCCCACTCCGCGATTATCCGACGTGCGCTCGATTATGTAAAGCCGGAGAACGTATATCAGTTCGGTATCCGTTCTGGTTTGAAGGAAGAATTCGAATTTGCAAAGGAGCGTATGCACCTTCATAAGTTCAAAGTAATCGAGCCGCTAAAAGAATGTCTTGAAGAATTGAAAGGGCGCCCGGTATACGTCACGTATGATATTGATGCGATAGACCCAGCATTTGCTCCAGGAACGGGAACGGCCGAACCAGGCGGTATCACGTCCGCCGAGGCGATTGAATCTATCTATCTGTTGTCTGAGCTCAATATCGTCGGCTTTGATTTGGTGGAAGTAGCACCAGTGCTCGACCAATCCGAGAGAACACAAATTCTTGCGTCTAAGATGATTCGTGAAGTTATTTTAACAATGGTAAAGTAAATCGATGAATAAGAAGAGAGTGCGGTCTGGGGATAGACCGCACTTTTCCTTTAATGGATAAGAAAATATATACATCTGATTTGATAAATCGACACATTTTGTGGTAGGC
Protein-coding sequences here:
- a CDS encoding RluA family pseudouridine synthase; translation: MASWKIDGKWLEYEAGAADAGLPLEVILKERLSVSGRMLQRLTRKKGLFLNRKQPFLKKKIQPGDRIRLLIADAPETTLTPVEMDISVLYEDDTVLVVNKPSGLAVHPVKEGQHHTLAHGIAYYWKQRGKPRAVRPVHRLDKDTSGAVLIACNSFVHQLLDKQLREHSIRRTYLAVISGHPGAEGETNTISEPIARDPHHPTRRRVHESGHEAVTRYRVMECFPALPGILDEGASLVEVELETGRTHQIRVHFSHLGFPLVGDTLYGGVRAEGMQRQALHAARLEFGHPVTGERHECTAPVPEDMERLLERLRQT
- a CDS encoding transglycosylase domain-containing protein, whose protein sequence is MEIKQEDQLIRWLRIARKAVRWLLITLVVLAALLSLFILYLRSQPLPKTDINETTTIYGADNAVIATLYKGENRVFLPLAQIPKYVQQASIAIEDRKFYEHPGFDIKRIAGAALTDLRHMAKIEGASTITMQLARNLYLNHDKTWMRKYKEALLTVQLELNYTKPELLELYLNQIYYGHAAYGIQAAAKTYFGKNASDLTLAEASMLAGIPKGPRFFSPFLNMEAAKNRQRIVLDMMVNEQYITREQANEAFAQSLKFASPEDSKGKTIAPYFRDYVVKLAKEKYGLDEEAIEHGGLKIYTTLDPVMQQKAEAAVQKYLPKDRELQAALVAIEPQTGYIRAMVGGRDYTKSQFNRTTARRQPGSALKPALYLAALENGFTPLTKIKSEPTVFTLGNDETYIPKNYGDQYMHDYITMGEAIARSDNIYAVQTHLTIGPDKMINMSKRLGIDSPLQPLPSLALGSNPVMPLEMTRMFATIANQGQKAEPLAITRILDREGKPLVETQPQIQQVISRENAFLLTHMMEKVFEPGGTGQRVHSQLHRPVAGKTGTTDYDAWLGGFTPQLAAAVWVGYDDNRKIDSFADARQAAPIWANFMEQALTGKPASVFPVPPGVIPIYVDTGSGKLASQDSKQQELMYFIPGTEPKEYYEAPKVEKKEAPKKEKSFWDKLKFWN
- a CDS encoding stalk domain-containing protein — translated: MNSLKKKVLAASLTAAISIPSLASAAVPPQESLVSLRTLGEQAGATVTWDQQTRTATVTLDGTIITVAQNSDYITVNGEKVPLLQKSQIIEDRLMVPPSVLHERLTNKKEQPKEENKNEKAATAFIESMQKGQFDKAVDTFSADLLKVMDAERMKKYWSVLPEQLNAGPLKEIGTAKTQSENAVHITVEVPLVFEKATVPFTIKLDKQGKINDFLLSLMPSAQQVAEEPTYSKNDAYTEKEVIVGDGAFALSGTLTMPKGEGPFPAIVLVQGSGSLDQDETTFALKPFRDLAHGLASQNIAVLRYNKRTFEHTAKTMFDPRHTVDKETTDDALHAVDLLANTKGIDTNRIYVLGHSQGGMMLPRILDKGADKPIAGGISMAGPAHTLPDIMLDQFDYLASLGQLPKDQLETLKKQIELLKDPNFSGENPPKEFDMGQPAFWDSIRNIEAAKMAKDQTKPLLILQGERDYQVKADTEYTTWKEELAKRDNVTYKLYPKLNHFFTEGEGKISKPEEYMTPANVPAYVINDIAAWINTTKK
- a CDS encoding HD domain-containing protein, with product MVGRLREEKVFKDPVHRYIHVRDRLIWDLIGASEFQRLRRIRQLGTSYVTFHGAEHSRFNHSLGVYEIMRRLLAQFEQRLLFSFSEEERLLCLSAALLHDIGHGPYSHSFEKVFHTEHEEWTRHILVGDTQVNRILHGVSSDFPHKVAAVIGKTYENPLVTSLISSQIDADRMDYLLRDTYYTGTNYGSFDIERILRVLRPHGDKLVVKHTGMHAVEDYIAARYQMYWQVYFHRVTRSAEVILRKIFERARDLYRDGYAFQWHPVHFIPLFEQSITLEQYLALDESTAMFYMNEWCNEKDEILRDLAQRFVNRRLFKYVEYAEKVESVEWKREIDELFHAVGINPSYYLGVDSPSDLPYDVYRSGEDGDRTPIYLLMPDDSLVELSKRSVIVESISGKRQYDHKLYYPLDFLEDGTRDPNIVEEIKRRLRVQQ
- a CDS encoding YwhD family protein, coding for MDLFKGKQGGFNIISNKNQVHGGYGAGMIDLSNVSSVIVSEEEAVIDIGALHAKSAVEKGIKFSMNKEDVPNGKRYWLVWVATDMGEKGAYYAGVTACEMLVDREARRGWKILADHVNKMDYAMKRRFILDGMSEKEKQNLRELLETHKPELWENSPDELKEKLA
- the speB gene encoding agmatinase: MHFFNPSYSGHAFFEAQSTYEDARAVIYGMPMDWTTSFRPGSRFGPTRIREVSINLEDYSPYADRELGEVAYFDAGDIPLPFGSAQRSLDAIEEYVRKIVADGKFPIGLGGEHLVSLAPIKVMAERHPDLVVVHIDAHTDLREEMEGEALSHSAIIRRALDYVKPENVYQFGIRSGLKEEFEFAKERMHLHKFKVIEPLKECLEELKGRPVYVTYDIDAIDPAFAPGTGTAEPGGITSAEAIESIYLLSELNIVGFDLVEVAPVLDQSERTQILASKMIREVILTMVK
- the speE gene encoding polyamine aminopropyltransferase, producing the protein MGGFWFTEKQTENFGITIKINKTLHTEQTEFQKLDMVETEEFGNMLFLDGMVMTSQKDEFVYHEMVAHPVLNTHPNPENVLVVGGGDGGVIREIMKHEKVKKATLVDIDGKVIEYSKKYLPEIAGELDNPRVEVKVDDGFMHIVKSKNLYDVIMVDSTEPVGPAAPLFERGFYQGIYEALKEDGMFVAQTDNPWFKADLIRKVNKDIKEIFPVAKAYYANIPTYPSGMWIFQIGSKKYDPEAVDVNSIPERETKYYTPRLHHASFILPKFVEDLVK
- a CDS encoding TerC family protein — protein: MEWLIVLLQIILINLVLSGDNAVVIALACRKLPEEHRKKAVLIGTVGAIVLRIILTLIAAYLLRVPFIEMVGGLLLLWIAIKLLRNDEEKTDIKQGASLWAAVKTIIVADFVMGLDNVLGVAGAAGGNIYLLIAGLALSIPIIVWGSTLIMSLMERFSWLIMLGAAVLGWTAGEMVTNDVFVHRMIQNNDVAELAIPFVAVIVVLVAGRMGGKLETR